One window from the genome of Megalobrama amblycephala isolate DHTTF-2021 linkage group LG4, ASM1881202v1, whole genome shotgun sequence encodes:
- the LOC125267823 gene encoding gamma-crystallin M2-like, whose amino-acid sequence MKVTFFEDRNFQGRSYNCMGDCADMHSYMSRCHSCRVESGCWMMYDQSNYMGNGYFFRRGEYADYMSMFGMSNCIRSCRMIPMHRGSYRMRIYERENFMGQMYEMMDDCDNIMDRYHMSHCQSCHVMDGHWLMYEQPHYRGRMWHFGPGEYRSFSNMGGMRFMSMRRIMDSWY is encoded by the exons ATGAAG GTCACCTTTTTTGAGGACAGGAACTTCCAGGGTCGCTCCTACAACTGTATGGGCGACTGTGCTGATATGCACTCCTACATGAGCCGCTGTCACTCCTGCAGAGTGGAGAGCGGATGCTGGATGATGTACGATCAATCCAACTACATGGGAAACGGGTATTTCTTCAGGAGGGGCGAGTACGCCGATTACATGTCTATGTTTGGAATGAGCAACTGCATCAGGTCCTGCCGTATGATCCCCATG CACAGGGGATCCTACAGAATGAGGATCTACGAGAGGGAGAACTTCATGGGTCAGATGTATGAGATGATGGATGACTGTGACAACATCATGGACCGTTACCACATGTCTCACTGCCAGTCCTGTCATGTGATGGACGGCCACTGGCTCATGTATGAGCAGCCCCACTACAGAGGCAGGATGTGGCACTTCGGGCCTGGAGAGTACAGGAGCTTCAGCAATATGGGCGGCATGAGATTCATGAGCATGAGGCGTATCATGGACTCTTGGTACTAG